The DNA segment GGCAGCCGTTCTGCTCCGGTTCTGACAGGCAGATCAAGCTTTTGACTGGCTTCGAAGGCCAGGGGCATGGACTTCACCTGACGCGGCATGATCTTATCGAGTCCATGCAGTGCGGCTTCGATGCCTACACGTCTCGCATTTCTTGGCCCAGCCGGGACCTATGGCGAGCAGGCCGCCCGGGTGCTGATCGAACAGGACGCTCTCGAGGATGTTCAGCTGATGCCCTGCGTTGGGCTTCGATCGGTTGTGGAACAGCTGGCGGGGGGGGAGTGTGATGCAGCCGTTGTCCCGATTGAGAACTCGGTTGAGGGGGGGGTGACAGCGACCCTCGATGCGCTGTGGTCCCACCCCGAGCTTTGTATTCGCAGAGCTTTGGTACTGCCGATTCAGCACGCTTTGCTGGGCAGTGGGCCGCTCAGCAGAGTCACCGAAGTGCTGTCCCACCCGCAGGCTCTGGCCCAGTGCAGTGGCTGGTTGGCCCAGCATCTGCCCGATGCCTTGCAACTGCCCACCTCATCCACGGCTGAAGCAGCTCGCATGGTGGCGGGCAGTCCCTTCCGTGCTGCGATCGCCTCCCAGACCGCTGCCCATGAACACGGGTTGGATCAGCTGGCCTTCCCCGTTAATGATGTTGCGGGCAACCGCACCCGTTTTCTGCTGTTGCGTCGTGGGCAGCGCACTGAGCATGGCGATGTGGCCAGTCTGGCGTTCTCGCTGCATCGCAATGCGCCGGGGGCCCTGCTTGAGGCACTGGCCTGTTTGGCTGAGCGGGGCCTGAACATGAGTCGGATTGAATCACGACCGTCCAAACGGGAGCTGGGGGAATACGTCTTTTTTGTGGATGTGGATCTTCCGCCGGTGCCCTCAACGGCTCTGGCGGAGCTGATCGCCCAGTTGCAGCCTCTGTGTGAGCATCTCGCCCATTTCGGTGCTTACCCCAGCAGCGATTTGAGTGGCTCTTGAAGATCAGTCTTTTCTGATTCGGAAGACGCCGAACTGCATCAGCCCGGTGGCGAAGGCCCAGTGCATCAGCAGCAACGTCGGCGTTTCTCTCAGGCCTTGCAGGACAGCTTTCGGCCCCAGGCTGAGCACGGCCCAGGGACGGCGGACGCCCTCGATGATCGAGTCAATCCATGAGGGGAGCGTGGCCTGGGTCCAGTCACCGGTGACGATCTCGCCACGGTTGTGCACGCTGTTGTCGAG comes from the Synechococcus sp. A15-62 genome and includes:
- the pheA gene encoding prephenate dehydratase, producing the protein MPTRLAFLGPAGTYGEQAARVLIEQDALEDVQLMPCVGLRSVVEQLAGGECDAAVVPIENSVEGGVTATLDALWSHPELCIRRALVLPIQHALLGSGPLSRVTEVLSHPQALAQCSGWLAQHLPDALQLPTSSTAEAARMVAGSPFRAAIASQTAAHEHGLDQLAFPVNDVAGNRTRFLLLRRGQRTEHGDVASLAFSLHRNAPGALLEALACLAERGLNMSRIESRPSKRELGEYVFFVDVDLPPVPSTALAELIAQLQPLCEHLAHFGAYPSSDLSGS